Proteins from a genomic interval of Balaenoptera musculus isolate JJ_BM4_2016_0621 chromosome 16, mBalMus1.pri.v3, whole genome shotgun sequence:
- the LOC118883005 gene encoding cytochrome P450 2C23-like isoform X2: MALLEITTLALVICVTCLVFLFVWKKSHKAGRLPPGPTPLPIIGNLMQLNLKDVPASLSKLAKEYGPVYTLYLGSQITVVLHGYEAVKEALIDQGDEFLCRGRIPIIDDTQRGYGIFFSNGNRWKQMRRFSLMTLRNFGMGKRSLEERVQEEAQFLVEELRKTEAQPLDPVFTLSCASCNVICSVLSTSVPLQQ, from the exons ATGGCACTGCTGGAAATCACTACTCTTGCTCTTGTGATTTGTGTCACTtgtctggttttcctttttgtgtgGAAGAAAAGTCACAAAGCGGGAAGGCTTCCCCCTGGCCCAACTCCCCTTCCCATCATTGGGAATCTGATGCAACTAAACCTCAAGGACGTCCCTGCATCTCTCTCCAAG CTGGCCAAAGAGTATGGCCCCGTTTACACTCTGTACCTTGGATCCCAGATCACTGTGGTCTTACATGGATATGAGGCGGTGAAGGAAGCTCTAATTGATCAAGGTGATGAATTCCTTTGCAGAGGACGTATTCCAATTATTGACGATACCCAGAGAGGATATg GAATCTTTTTCAGTAATGGAAACAGGTGGAAACAAATGCGGCGCTTCTCCCTCATGACCCTGAGGAACTTTGGGATGGGGAAGAGGAGCCTCGAGGAGAGGGTCCAGGAGGAGGCCCAGTTTCTGGTGGAGGAGCTCAGGAAAACAGAGG CTCAGCCCTTGGACCCTGTCTTCACCCTCTCCTGTGCTTCCTGCAATGTGATCTGCTCCGTCCTCTCAACGAGCGTTCCACTACAACAATAA
- the LOC118883006 gene encoding 60S ribosomal protein L36-like, with translation MALGLNKGHKVTKDVSKPRHRRRRWRLTKHTKFVRDMIREVCCFTPHERRAMELLKVSKDKRALKFVKKRVGTHIHTKRKREELSNALAAMRKAAAKKD, from the coding sequence ATGGCCTTGGGCCTCAACAAGGGCCACAAGGTGACCAAGGACGTGAGCAAGCCGAGGCACAGACGCCGCCGCTGGCGCCTCACCAAGCACACCAAGTTCGTGCGGGACATGATCCGGGAGGTGTGCTGCTTCACCCCTCATGAGCGGCGGGCCATGGAGCTGCTCAAGGTCTCCAAGGACAAGCGGGCCCTCAAGTTCGTCAAGAAAAGGGTGGGGACACACATCCATaccaagaggaagagagaagagctgAGCAATGCCCTGGCCGCCATGAGGAAGGCGGCAGCCAAAAaggactga